A region of Xylanibacillus composti DNA encodes the following proteins:
- a CDS encoding ABC transporter substrate-binding protein, with translation MEILNRKQGASKLLVAAIVLILALTACGGNQSGGGIATGTDNAGNQPQTAAQDQEGAQEMAASGSKLVVYTAGPGGVAEAIKEGFEAKTGITIEQFDGTTGKILARLEAEKNNPVADVVILASWPSGIAMKEQGLTQSYAGAANSDNLYPTWIDADKHLFGYSASALGMTYNTKLVDNPPSDWADFAGADWQGAVNIPDPSLSGSALDFISGYLNERGDEGWELFQALKNNGVALAGANKEALDPVITGAKSAVMAGVDYMAYSEIAKGEPIEIAYPISGTVINPRPSMILKDAQNVENAQKFIDYLLSDEAQEMVANAYLLPGRSDVPAHQDRTQVDEIKLLDYDWNWMTEQGPAITTEFLDLFK, from the coding sequence ATGGAAATTTTGAACAGGAAGCAAGGAGCAAGCAAGCTGCTAGTGGCGGCCATTGTGTTGATTCTGGCACTGACCGCTTGCGGCGGGAACCAGAGCGGAGGCGGCATCGCCACAGGAACAGACAATGCCGGCAATCAGCCGCAGACAGCAGCGCAAGATCAAGAAGGGGCGCAAGAAATGGCGGCAAGCGGCAGCAAGCTCGTCGTTTATACGGCAGGTCCTGGAGGCGTGGCGGAAGCGATCAAGGAAGGATTCGAAGCGAAAACCGGCATCACCATTGAGCAGTTCGACGGCACGACGGGCAAGATCCTGGCGAGACTGGAAGCAGAGAAGAATAATCCGGTGGCGGATGTGGTCATACTCGCATCCTGGCCGTCGGGCATTGCAATGAAGGAGCAGGGCCTGACGCAAAGCTATGCAGGAGCGGCGAACAGCGACAATCTGTATCCGACCTGGATCGATGCGGACAAGCACCTGTTCGGTTACAGCGCTTCGGCACTAGGCATGACATATAATACCAAGCTGGTCGACAATCCGCCTTCTGATTGGGCTGACTTCGCAGGTGCCGACTGGCAGGGGGCTGTCAACATTCCAGATCCTTCGCTGTCCGGTTCGGCGTTGGACTTCATCTCCGGGTATTTGAATGAAAGAGGGGACGAAGGCTGGGAACTGTTCCAAGCGCTGAAGAATAATGGCGTGGCGCTGGCAGGAGCCAATAAGGAGGCGCTTGATCCGGTGATTACAGGTGCGAAGAGCGCGGTCATGGCTGGCGTGGACTATATGGCATACAGCGAGATTGCCAAGGGGGAGCCGATTGAGATTGCCTATCCAATAAGCGGCACTGTCATCAACCCGCGTCCCTCAATGATCTTGAAGGATGCGCAAAACGTGGAGAACGCACAGAAGTTCATCGATTACCTGTTGTCCGATGAGGCACAGGAAATGGTGGCAAACGCCTACTTGCTGCCCGGGCGCTCGGACGTGCCTGCCCATCAGGATCGCACCCAGGTGGATGAAATCAAGCTGCTGGATTATGACTGGAACTGGATGACAGAGCAAGGACCAGCGATTACAACGGAATTCCTGGATCTGTTCAAATAA
- a CDS encoding ABC transporter ATP-binding protein, giving the protein MELILNQLSKSYEGTTAVHPTDLQVRSGQFTTLLGPSGCGKTTLLRMIAGLTPPDSGQLYLDEACMFDAESGVNKPVHKRKLGMVFQDFALWPHLTVFENVAFGLRAAKATNRLREKVMSAIAAVRLQGLEQRYPGQLSGGQQQRVAFARAIAVEPRLILFDEPLSALDALLREEMRAELQQLVKERGLTAIYVTHDQLEAMSMSDHIIVMQAGKVLQDGTPEEIYHRPAHPFAARFIGKSNWIEPDEVMIRPEHLRWEPTSSGDVSWNVMVRNVSYQGERYEITVELEDGSQWTAYHQDRLREGERLRLFASSRHVHVVGTNPYSHPKEEVMSWKF; this is encoded by the coding sequence ATGGAGTTGATCTTGAACCAGTTATCCAAGTCGTACGAAGGGACAACGGCGGTCCATCCAACAGACCTGCAAGTCCGTTCCGGCCAATTCACGACCTTGCTCGGTCCGTCAGGCTGTGGCAAGACGACCCTGCTGCGCATGATCGCAGGCCTCACACCCCCCGATTCGGGACAGCTGTATTTGGATGAAGCGTGTATGTTTGACGCGGAATCAGGAGTGAATAAGCCGGTTCACAAGCGCAAGCTCGGCATGGTGTTCCAGGATTTTGCCCTGTGGCCGCACTTGACCGTCTTTGAGAATGTTGCATTCGGCCTGAGAGCTGCCAAGGCGACGAATCGCTTGCGGGAAAAGGTCATGAGCGCGATTGCCGCTGTTCGTCTGCAGGGGCTTGAGCAGCGTTACCCGGGCCAATTGTCTGGCGGACAGCAGCAGCGGGTAGCCTTCGCGAGGGCGATTGCCGTAGAGCCCAGGCTGATTTTATTCGATGAACCGCTAAGTGCGCTTGACGCGCTGCTGCGGGAAGAAATGCGGGCGGAGCTGCAGCAGCTGGTGAAAGAACGCGGCCTGACCGCCATCTATGTGACCCATGATCAGCTTGAGGCTATGTCCATGTCCGATCACATTATTGTCATGCAAGCTGGCAAGGTGCTGCAGGACGGCACGCCGGAAGAGATCTACCACCGACCAGCGCATCCTTTCGCCGCCCGATTCATCGGCAAGTCCAACTGGATTGAACCGGATGAGGTGATGATTCGGCCCGAGCATCTGCGGTGGGAGCCGACTTCATCGGGGGATGTAAGCTGGAATGTCATGGTTCGAAATGTCAGCTATCAGGGAGAGCGTTACGAAATTACAGTGGAGCTGGAGGATGGCAGCCAATGGACGGCTTACCACCAAGATCGGCTTCGAGAAGGCGAGCGGCTGCGGTTGTTCGCATCATCCCGACATGTGCATGTTGTCGGAACCAATCCCTATTCCCATCCCAAGGAGGAAGTGATGTCATGGAAATTTTGA
- a CDS encoding LysR family transcriptional regulator — MNLNKLEIVIMLAKHRKVSAAAEALGMKQPTVSFHMKSLEEHYGVRLFESRGGMMVLTEAGKALLHYATGIQALNREADRVLQEYREMDRGTLTIGASYVPGTYLLPGMISSFSHVYPGVTVKMHIKPAPVIRQQLHDHQIDIGFLSSLPFEDSELHTIYLGADDLVLVYSAAHPFAQLKHIDVSAIAYQPFIYHEAHSTTRQMTMQWAAAHQLNLRPSMELDSLEAIKRALLLGDSISFISQQAVKEEVDRGILACSPLPPPTQDRAIYACYRKDRWLSKGVQAFLDTARQSGGHQAT, encoded by the coding sequence ATGAACCTGAACAAGCTGGAGATTGTTATCATGCTAGCCAAGCACAGGAAGGTATCTGCGGCAGCGGAGGCGTTGGGAATGAAGCAACCGACCGTGTCTTTTCATATGAAAAGTCTGGAGGAGCATTACGGCGTTCGTTTATTCGAATCCAGAGGGGGCATGATGGTGCTCACTGAGGCAGGCAAGGCACTGCTGCATTATGCAACAGGCATTCAGGCGCTTAACAGGGAAGCCGATCGTGTCTTGCAGGAGTATAGGGAGATGGATAGAGGGACATTGACAATCGGAGCGAGTTATGTTCCCGGTACCTATCTGCTTCCCGGGATGATTAGCAGCTTTAGCCACGTTTACCCGGGGGTTACGGTAAAAATGCACATCAAGCCGGCACCGGTGATCCGTCAGCAATTGCACGATCATCAGATTGACATTGGATTTTTGTCTTCGCTGCCCTTTGAGGACAGTGAGCTGCATACGATATATTTGGGCGCCGACGATCTCGTCCTTGTGTATTCCGCCGCACACCCTTTCGCCCAGCTGAAGCATATCGATGTATCAGCGATCGCCTACCAGCCCTTTATTTACCACGAAGCTCACTCCACTACCCGTCAGATGACCATGCAGTGGGCAGCTGCGCATCAGCTTAATCTTCGCCCCAGCATGGAATTGGATTCATTGGAGGCGATCAAACGAGCCTTGCTGCTGGGAGACAGCATTTCCTTCATCTCGCAGCAGGCGGTCAAGGAAGAGGTCGACAGAGGCATACTTGCCTGTTCTCCTCTGCCGCCTCCCACACAGGACCGGGCCATCTATGCCTGTTACCGCAAGGACCGTTGGTTGTCCAAAGGAGTTCAGGCATTCTTGGACACCGCACGGCAAAGTGGAGGCCATCAGGCGACATGA
- a CDS encoding MFS transporter codes for MRKEQAVLYVLCSAGMIATLSQLVFLPSVAAIREELSATTFEVSMAIALYSFALAVAQLFYGPMVDRWKPKTILLVGLSVFTLSSLGIFFSMSIEAIIAFRIVQALGAASVGVCGNAIITEMFSGVERDKSISVFQMFHSIGAAVGPAVGATVELVGSWRYSFLILTGCIFLVILVLASALPEGRMVSTFSFKGAIRLLHRPNLVYLCLSAAGTSFVIQSFHTSLGFLFADHLHIEASWTGYVFMTIPLGVATGSTISRKLLQVWSREKIVKLGLIALTVFSGTFVGLVYSFSGVHVVAALVPNLYLVGISLGIIFSVVTAILVNWFVDLRGTALSMLFFSRHLFGTIGPLSTGFVIGLGNVPLAYLLIFLVAVSAWPLFNAGVRAERRGKA; via the coding sequence ATGAGAAAAGAACAAGCTGTCCTATACGTATTATGCTCTGCAGGAATGATCGCGACCTTGTCCCAGCTTGTTTTTTTGCCGAGTGTTGCAGCGATCAGGGAGGAGCTGTCTGCTACGACCTTCGAAGTATCCATGGCGATTGCCCTGTATTCCTTCGCGTTGGCGGTAGCACAGCTTTTCTACGGTCCGATGGTGGATAGATGGAAGCCGAAAACTATTCTTTTGGTCGGCCTTTCCGTCTTTACCCTCTCCAGTCTCGGGATATTCTTCTCGATGAGCATCGAGGCGATTATCGCATTTCGCATCGTGCAAGCTCTCGGCGCAGCCTCGGTCGGAGTGTGCGGGAATGCAATTATTACCGAAATGTTCAGCGGCGTGGAGAGAGACAAGTCGATCTCAGTTTTTCAGATGTTTCATAGTATTGGCGCAGCAGTGGGGCCCGCTGTAGGCGCAACGGTTGAGCTTGTCGGCAGCTGGCGCTATTCGTTTCTCATCTTGACCGGGTGCATCTTCCTTGTGATCCTTGTACTCGCCAGCGCTTTGCCGGAAGGACGGATGGTCAGCACCTTTTCATTCAAGGGGGCTATTCGCCTTTTGCATAGGCCGAATCTGGTTTACCTTTGTTTATCCGCTGCCGGCACTTCGTTCGTCATCCAGAGCTTCCATACGAGCTTGGGTTTTTTGTTCGCTGATCATTTGCATATTGAAGCGAGCTGGACGGGCTATGTATTTATGACTATTCCGCTTGGCGTTGCAACGGGTTCGACTATTAGCCGCAAGCTGTTGCAGGTATGGAGCAGGGAGAAAATTGTTAAGCTTGGCTTGATTGCCCTTACTGTGTTTTCCGGCACGTTCGTGGGACTTGTTTACAGCTTTTCGGGCGTGCATGTCGTTGCTGCGCTCGTCCCCAACCTTTATCTTGTCGGCATTTCGCTCGGCATTATATTCTCGGTTGTCACTGCCATATTGGTCAATTGGTTCGTTGATTTAAGAGGGACTGCGCTTTCGATGTTATTTTTCTCTCGTCATTTATTTGGGACGATTGGGCCGCTGTCTACCGGTTTTGTTATTGGACTCGGGAACGTTCCGCTCGCATATCTCCTCATTTTTCTCGTGGCCGTTTCCGCGTGGCCCTTATTCAATGCAGGGGTTCGCGCTGAGAGGCGGGGGAAGGCATAA
- the ssuE gene encoding NADPH-dependent FMN reductase yields MSSVVILSGSPTANSRLNAFIQASCEKLAYSGIEVKTVHIAELPAKDLVRADFQSEAIQEKVNWVKEAQAVLIASQVYQASYTGVLKLFLDMLPQKGLHNKIVLPLFVGGSMAHLLAMDYALKPVISALSGRHILAGVYGVDKMIARVDDGFEMDDELHQRLQQALDELLFEMRWREAAAEKQA; encoded by the coding sequence ATGTCTTCCGTGGTAATCCTTTCCGGCAGTCCGACAGCTAATTCAAGATTGAACGCTTTTATTCAAGCAAGTTGCGAGAAGCTTGCATACTCAGGAATTGAGGTAAAGACTGTGCACATTGCCGAGCTGCCCGCAAAGGACTTGGTTCGCGCGGATTTTCAGAGCGAGGCGATTCAGGAGAAGGTGAACTGGGTGAAGGAAGCGCAAGCGGTACTGATAGCCAGTCAAGTTTACCAGGCGTCATATACAGGTGTGTTGAAGCTGTTTCTCGATATGCTTCCGCAAAAAGGCCTGCACAATAAAATCGTACTGCCCCTCTTTGTCGGAGGGTCGATGGCGCATTTGCTGGCAATGGATTATGCGTTGAAACCAGTCATTTCCGCACTCTCCGGCAGGCATATCCTTGCCGGAGTATATGGCGTGGACAAAATGATCGCGCGCGTGGATGACGGTTTTGAGATGGACGATGAATTGCATCAAAGATTGCAGCAAGCGCTGGATGAACTTCTATTCGAAATGCGCTGGAGAGAGGCCGCAGCAGAGAAACAAGCCTAG
- a CDS encoding PucR family transcriptional regulator yields the protein MQLADLLHKLSFPPSTVLAGKSGLHRSIQSVNIMDTPDMIRYLKKDELLLTNAYVMKDDPEQLIMLVNDMQERGCAGLMISSRRFLPEHPQQLLTVAERLNFPIIEPPPGLTLGEISNKAIGFILEQKTDEMKYALDCHQHFSSMVIQGQGLPEIINALAAVLEHSIALFDHHFDSLALSNNIDYASFAPVLANVQQILRELPLTSPATRLCLLHDRADWRRTLTVYAIHSYQPSGFLVVFGETDDGRNLSHLAIEQAINVIQFEILKRQAVKERSRRYKNEFFADVVEGYIASEQNIMHRGSRYGLVNDSKYQTIVAKIDSFGTSNPYALTISEQETKERIIDQLYEYVKPALLDKGQDCIRFVKNDAVVLLLPTSNKGPWLEELLSDVSERAFHQQQLPISFGVGKPVDHLLDLPLSYKEALEALEFGYRCGKERFVQLNNNRELVDLFRFMDINYLKAFYKHTVQPFAHLEEKERTDLLLTLKVYYDQNCRIAETASRLFVHRNTVIYRLDKCAQILERELTAADESLRFRIAFLIEPLLQQPS from the coding sequence ATGCAGCTGGCAGATTTGCTTCACAAACTCTCATTTCCGCCTTCCACCGTATTGGCAGGGAAATCCGGACTGCACCGCTCCATCCAATCCGTGAATATCATGGACACGCCGGATATGATCCGCTATCTCAAAAAGGACGAGCTGCTGCTTACGAACGCGTATGTGATGAAAGACGACCCCGAGCAGTTGATCATGCTTGTCAACGATATGCAAGAGAGAGGCTGCGCGGGACTCATGATCAGCTCAAGAAGATTCCTTCCCGAGCACCCTCAGCAATTGCTTACTGTGGCAGAACGGCTGAACTTCCCGATCATCGAACCCCCTCCAGGCCTTACACTAGGTGAAATATCCAACAAAGCGATCGGGTTTATACTGGAGCAAAAAACAGACGAAATGAAATATGCGCTCGATTGTCATCAGCATTTTTCGAGCATGGTCATCCAGGGACAGGGACTGCCCGAAATCATTAATGCTCTTGCCGCTGTTTTGGAACATTCCATTGCGCTGTTTGATCACCATTTTGATTCACTAGCACTCTCCAATAATATCGATTACGCTTCGTTCGCCCCCGTGCTGGCAAACGTGCAGCAAATACTCAGGGAACTCCCCCTCACTTCCCCTGCTACCCGGCTGTGCCTGTTGCACGACCGCGCAGATTGGCGAAGGACACTGACAGTGTATGCCATTCATTCGTATCAACCGAGCGGATTTCTCGTCGTTTTTGGCGAAACCGATGACGGAAGAAATCTCTCGCACTTGGCTATCGAGCAAGCCATAAACGTGATTCAATTTGAGATTTTGAAGAGACAGGCGGTAAAAGAAAGGTCGAGGCGCTACAAAAATGAGTTTTTTGCAGATGTCGTCGAAGGTTATATTGCTTCTGAACAAAACATTATGCACCGGGGGAGTCGTTACGGCCTCGTCAATGACAGCAAATACCAGACCATCGTCGCCAAGATTGACTCTTTCGGCACGTCCAATCCATATGCGCTCACAATCAGCGAACAAGAAACGAAGGAGAGGATAATCGATCAACTCTACGAATACGTGAAGCCTGCATTGCTGGATAAGGGGCAGGATTGCATCCGTTTTGTAAAAAACGACGCGGTCGTATTGCTGCTTCCGACTTCGAACAAAGGTCCATGGTTGGAGGAATTGCTCTCAGACGTATCGGAGCGCGCTTTTCACCAGCAGCAGCTCCCAATTTCCTTCGGGGTCGGAAAGCCCGTCGATCATTTGCTGGATCTGCCCCTGTCTTACAAGGAAGCCCTGGAGGCATTGGAATTCGGTTATCGGTGCGGAAAAGAACGCTTCGTCCAACTGAATAACAACCGGGAGCTCGTTGACCTGTTTCGATTCATGGATATCAATTATTTGAAAGCCTTCTACAAGCATACGGTACAGCCCTTTGCGCATTTGGAGGAAAAGGAACGGACAGACCTGCTGCTAACGCTGAAAGTGTATTACGATCAAAATTGCCGCATTGCGGAAACGGCTTCGCGGTTGTTTGTACACCGCAATACCGTGATCTACCGTTTGGACAAGTGCGCTCAAATTCTGGAGAGAGAGTTGACAGCCGCTGATGAAAGCCTCCGGTTCCGCATTGCCTTCCTGATCGAGCCTCTGCTGCAGCAACCATCATGA
- a CDS encoding LLM class flavin-dependent oxidoreductase, whose amino-acid sequence MAEMKRQMSLNCFLFGMGHHEAAWRFRDADPQQMMDIKYFQRLAQIAEEAKFDSVFLADGLSGGKSFSNFFEPLTFLSSIASVTKHIGLIGTVSTTYTEPYNLARYFASLDYISKGRAGWNIVTTGSEDAAYNFNKNSHLEHVKRYERANEFLEVTTALWDSWEDEALTFDKSSGDFADSSKIREIHHVGPAFQVKGPLNIPRSPQGYPVLVQAGSSPSGREFGARFAEVIYTMQSNIEEARQFYKDVKARLLKYGRSGDQMKILPGVAVILGETESEAREKEQELNALINPEIGLRRLSALTGVDMFSYPLDGPMPELPDAEQINGQRTKYKIFVDLAKRENLTIRQLLHRTAAGRGDFTIVGTAAQVADQLEEWFLTRACDGFNIMPPYFPGGLEEFSQKVIPELQRRGLFRTEYTGSTLRENLGLSRPVNQFAAAVAER is encoded by the coding sequence ATGGCGGAAATGAAGAGGCAAATGAGTTTGAACTGCTTTTTGTTCGGCATGGGGCACCATGAAGCGGCATGGCGGTTTCGGGATGCCGATCCGCAGCAAATGATGGATATCAAGTATTTTCAAAGGTTGGCCCAAATCGCAGAGGAGGCCAAATTCGACTCTGTCTTCCTTGCAGACGGTTTGTCCGGAGGGAAATCCTTCTCGAACTTCTTCGAGCCGCTTACCTTTCTTTCCTCGATTGCGTCAGTCACGAAGCATATCGGCTTGATCGGCACGGTCTCGACCACATACACAGAACCTTATAACCTGGCTCGCTATTTCGCATCATTGGACTATATCAGCAAAGGCAGAGCCGGCTGGAATATCGTAACAACCGGCAGTGAAGATGCCGCATATAATTTCAACAAGAATTCACACTTGGAACATGTCAAGCGCTATGAACGCGCCAATGAGTTCTTGGAAGTGACGACGGCGCTGTGGGACAGCTGGGAGGACGAGGCGCTGACCTTCGACAAATCGTCTGGCGACTTTGCGGACAGCAGCAAAATTCGGGAGATTCATCACGTAGGTCCAGCTTTCCAAGTGAAAGGCCCGCTGAATATCCCGAGGTCGCCTCAAGGGTACCCTGTTCTGGTGCAAGCTGGCTCTTCGCCGAGCGGGAGAGAATTTGGCGCCCGGTTTGCGGAAGTGATCTATACGATGCAATCGAACATCGAGGAAGCCAGACAGTTCTATAAGGATGTCAAAGCAAGACTGTTGAAATACGGGCGGTCTGGCGACCAGATGAAAATATTGCCGGGTGTTGCCGTGATCCTGGGTGAAACCGAATCGGAAGCCAGAGAGAAGGAGCAGGAGCTCAATGCGCTGATTAATCCGGAAATCGGATTGCGCAGACTATCCGCTTTGACGGGTGTAGATATGTTCTCGTATCCGTTGGACGGACCGATGCCGGAATTGCCGGATGCGGAGCAAATTAATGGGCAGCGGACCAAGTATAAGATATTCGTGGACTTGGCCAAGCGCGAAAACCTGACGATCCGGCAGTTGCTTCACCGCACTGCTGCCGGGCGCGGTGACTTTACTATCGTGGGAACTGCCGCACAGGTTGCGGATCAGTTGGAAGAGTGGTTTCTCACCAGAGCTTGTGACGGATTCAATATTATGCCGCCGTACTTCCCGGGTGGTCTGGAAGAATTCTCGCAAAAAGTAATCCCGGAACTGCAGCGGAGAGGATTGTTCCGCACCGAGTATACTGGAAGCACGCTTCGCGAGAACCTGGGATTGTCAAGACCGGTTAATCAGTTCGCGGCGGCCGTTGCTGAACGTTAA
- a CDS encoding ABC transporter substrate-binding protein produces the protein MLKRNARRVPLFLLIVMMVLLAACSENSAVPSQSDRSADEGEGAQSSGTDSELHIALTFDMDTPDTHNSTSVSTESIMVNVLDYLLRRDNAGSLQPHLVETYENVDDTTWSFRLKEGITFHNGDPMTAEDIKFSLERVATDDMLQQHVHYKSIKEVRVIDDYNFDIITHEPDPALPYRIAREGSGIFPKSYIEEAGWDEFLKKPIGSGPYRFVEWRKDDRVILEKYDRYFNGDVSEWDTVVFRTIPEASTRIGELLTGGIDVASSVPVTDWDRIQNHDGTSAIEAETTVMSMIMVNQNEAFATSDPKVREAIDYAIDNQALADKFTNGLAVPSRTRVIPGVLGFEESLHNTYRYDPERARELLQEAGYNDDLEISFGTMQGTSIYSNSEMAQLIAGMLEAVGIKVNLEVHERSQYVDVRNTGKNKELLLVGWNNLLFDASLAVDHFRSDYNPAGFGYSNPRVDELIEKARVNMNAEERAEQYQEIQRIVAEELPYIYVYQFKDIMGINDALDYEPRVDQMFYVEEIKRK, from the coding sequence ATGTTAAAGAGAAATGCAAGGCGTGTTCCCCTATTCTTGTTGATTGTGATGATGGTCTTGCTCGCCGCTTGCAGCGAGAATTCTGCTGTTCCCTCGCAGAGTGATCGATCTGCGGACGAGGGCGAAGGTGCGCAATCAAGCGGCACAGACAGTGAGCTGCATATTGCGCTCACGTTCGATATGGATACGCCGGATACCCATAATTCCACATCGGTATCGACTGAAAGCATCATGGTCAACGTACTGGACTACTTGCTCAGACGGGACAATGCCGGAAGCTTGCAGCCCCATTTGGTCGAAACCTATGAGAATGTGGATGACACTACTTGGTCGTTCCGGTTGAAGGAGGGCATAACCTTCCACAATGGCGATCCGATGACGGCAGAGGATATCAAGTTCTCGTTGGAACGTGTCGCTACAGACGATATGCTGCAGCAGCACGTGCATTACAAGTCGATCAAAGAAGTCCGCGTCATAGACGACTATAACTTTGACATTATTACACACGAACCGGATCCTGCGCTCCCGTATCGCATTGCTCGAGAAGGCTCGGGCATCTTCCCGAAATCCTATATAGAAGAAGCAGGGTGGGATGAATTCTTGAAGAAGCCGATCGGAAGCGGGCCGTACAGATTCGTGGAATGGCGGAAAGATGACCGCGTCATTCTTGAGAAGTATGATCGTTATTTCAATGGCGATGTTTCAGAATGGGATACAGTCGTCTTCCGCACGATTCCGGAGGCCTCTACTCGAATTGGGGAGCTGTTGACCGGAGGCATTGATGTCGCTTCGTCCGTTCCGGTTACCGATTGGGATCGCATACAGAACCATGATGGAACATCGGCAATCGAGGCAGAAACGACCGTTATGTCGATGATCATGGTGAACCAGAATGAAGCATTTGCGACATCGGATCCGAAAGTGCGCGAAGCGATCGATTATGCGATTGACAATCAGGCATTGGCTGACAAATTTACGAACGGTCTTGCCGTCCCTTCCCGTACTCGCGTTATTCCAGGAGTGTTAGGGTTCGAGGAAAGCTTGCACAACACCTATCGATACGACCCGGAACGTGCGCGCGAATTGCTGCAAGAGGCTGGATATAACGATGACTTGGAGATTTCATTCGGTACGATGCAGGGCACGAGTATTTACTCGAACAGCGAAATGGCGCAGTTGATCGCGGGCATGCTGGAAGCAGTCGGCATTAAGGTGAATCTGGAAGTGCACGAGAGATCGCAATATGTGGATGTTCGCAATACCGGGAAGAATAAGGAGCTTCTGCTTGTTGGCTGGAACAACCTGTTGTTCGACGCTTCATTGGCCGTGGATCACTTCCGTTCCGATTATAATCCGGCGGGCTTCGGATACAGCAATCCAAGAGTGGATGAGCTGATTGAGAAGGCGCGAGTCAACATGAATGCTGAGGAGCGGGCCGAGCAATATCAGGAAATTCAACGTATCGTAGCAGAAGAATTGCCTTATATCTACGTTTATCAATTCAAGGATATTATGGGGATTAATGATGCGCTGGACTACGAACCGCGCGTGGATCAGATGTTCTATGTGGAGGAAATCAAGCGGAAATAG
- a CDS encoding ABC transporter ATP-binding protein gives MSRDEKPLLEVKGVKKYFDVTKGWFAREKVYLRAVDGVDFKVYRGETFGIVGESGSGKSTTGNVVMRLLEATEGEIWFDGVDLRTLTPEQMREKRKDIQMVFQDPFSSLNPRMRVKDIIAEPLRAHRVAEGERLDRRVAELMDIVGLSPSFVNRYPHEFSGGQRQRIGIARALALQPKLIVCDEAVSALDVSIQSQILNLLSELQKEFHLTYMFIGHGLPALKHISDRIAVMYLGKIVEIATKRQLFTEPRHPYTAALLSSIPISTPSMRGKRQRIILEGELPSPTNPPPGCKFHTRCSFASDLCKSKEPSLEEEPSTGHQVACHHPVTGKAAPELPYIGTMLRKIP, from the coding sequence TTGAGCAGAGACGAGAAGCCGCTGTTGGAGGTTAAAGGTGTCAAAAAGTACTTCGATGTGACAAAGGGGTGGTTTGCCCGGGAGAAGGTCTACCTGCGGGCTGTAGATGGTGTGGATTTCAAGGTGTATCGAGGAGAAACGTTTGGCATTGTAGGTGAATCCGGATCCGGGAAGTCCACTACTGGCAACGTCGTCATGCGCTTGCTCGAGGCGACGGAAGGGGAAATTTGGTTTGACGGTGTGGATTTGCGCACATTGACGCCGGAGCAAATGCGGGAGAAGCGCAAAGACATTCAGATGGTATTCCAGGACCCGTTCTCCTCGCTGAATCCGCGAATGCGCGTCAAGGATATTATAGCCGAGCCGCTTCGCGCACATCGGGTCGCGGAGGGGGAGAGGCTGGATCGTCGAGTAGCCGAGTTGATGGACATTGTCGGGCTGAGCCCGTCGTTTGTGAACCGGTATCCGCACGAGTTCAGCGGAGGCCAGCGGCAGCGCATCGGAATTGCCCGGGCGCTGGCGCTGCAGCCGAAATTGATCGTATGCGACGAAGCGGTTTCTGCGCTGGACGTATCGATTCAATCGCAAATTTTGAATTTGCTTTCCGAGCTTCAGAAGGAATTCCATCTGACCTATATGTTTATCGGACACGGACTCCCTGCGTTGAAGCATATCAGCGACCGCATTGCAGTGATGTATCTGGGGAAAATCGTGGAGATCGCAACCAAGCGGCAGTTATTTACCGAGCCCCGTCACCCATATACGGCGGCATTGCTTTCCTCGATTCCCATTTCCACGCCCTCGATGCGCGGGAAGCGGCAGCGGATCATCCTGGAAGGGGAATTGCCGAGTCCGACAAATCCTCCGCCCGGATGCAAATTCCATACACGCTGCAGCTTCGCGAGCGATCTCTGCAAATCGAAGGAGCCGTCCTTGGAGGAGGAGCCTTCTACCGGGCATCAAGTAGCCTGCCACCACCCTGTGACAGGGAAGGCAGCTCCCGAATTACCATACATCGGCACGATGTTAAGGAAAATTCCTTAA